DNA sequence from the Epinephelus fuscoguttatus linkage group LG2, E.fuscoguttatus.final_Chr_v1 genome:
TAAGTTTAACCATAATGCAATCTCTTGATGTTGACCATGTGTAGTTGGAGGAGAGCCGCTGCATGCAGAAGCGTCTGAAAGCCCTGCAGAAGAAGCAGTCTCAGATAGTGAAGGAGAAGATCCACCTGCAAGGAGAACACAGCAAGGCCATCCTGGCCCGCAGCAAGCTGGAGAGTCTCTGTCGggagctgcagagacacaacaaGACACTGAAGGTACACCTCAGCCACCACCTTTCACTGTCATAGGGCAAACAACCACTTCtaagaaaaactgttttcagaACGAAGACATTTGTTTAGTCCAAGTCAATGTGCGTCTCTGTTCATATGATGTCACATGTTGCCAGGGTAAACAGCACATgtatctctctcctctccttttttaaACTCATCATTGACCTCTCCCATCACCTCAGGAGGAAAACGCCCAGCGGTCCAGGGAGTATGAGGAGCAGCGGAAGGAGGCCATGCTGCACTTCCAGATGACCTTGAGCGATATCGAGGTGCAGATGGAGCAGCACAGCTCCCACAACACCAAGCTGAGGCAGGAGAACATGGAGCTGGCCGAGAAGCTGAAAAAGCTCATCGAGCAGTACGAGCTGCGAGAGGAGGTGAGTGGACAAACCCTGCGTTTAGAGCAGCTGTGCCCTCATGTGTGAGCGTCTTCATAAACTCCACTGCAAACACAGAAATCATGGTAGTGTAGAAACTGCCTTTTTATCTCTGCTAACTCTGAGTTTGTTTTCATGTGGAACTTGAATCATGACAGAAAGTACAAGATGCTTTTACACACAGGCTGTTTTAGTAAACCAAAGGACAAGGACAACATTCAATTTTGgcaaaaatagatttaaaaaaaaagcgaAGCAATACTACTCATGTTCTCAAATATTAGTGCcgaggtgtgtgtctgtgtttgactaGCTAAAAGACATGTTAGACCACTGGAAGGCTTCAACTGTGCAGCAGCGACAGGTGGTGTTGACATAGTCAACAAACTTCAGACTCTTTGAAACCAGACCTGACCATCTACATTTTGACTGACTTGGTGTTTATTAAAATGTCCATCAGGTTAAAATACTGCAAGGGGAGATAGTACAAATGAAAAGAATACGATCAGGGCACATCACAGGTTGTTGAGCCTGATGGTTATTCTGATGTGCGTTTCTCTTGCAGCACATAGACAAGGTGTTCAAGCAcaaggagctgcagcagcagctgatggaCGCGAAGCTGCAGAGAATCACCGAGATGATGAAAGAAGTCGAGGAGAAGcagcaaagagagagagactttgTGAGTACATCTTCTGCGCCTGTTGCAAACAGCAGTATTAACCGGCCAGTAGCTGAGCAGAAATGAAATCAGTGGATTAGTGGTATTATTGGTATTAAACAGTATTCAGGATCATGAACTGACTGTACTGTGATGCTTCAGCTGCTGAAGGACGCCACGGAGTCCAGACACAAGTGTGAGCTGATGAAGGAGCAagaaacacagctcaaacaacaggTAAATactcacaaacaaacatttcctTGGTGGATCAAAAAGATGTTTTTGGGCTCTGCAGTCATCAACACTGTTGTTCTTTACTGGAGGTACGCTGTAGAAGCCTTGTGTTCACCTTTGTGTACATAAACCCAgatgaaaggttttaaaatgaCTCACTGCTCCCCTCTCTCCGCTCTCAGCTCTCCCTGTACATGGACAAGTTTGAGGAGTTTCAGAGCACTCTGGCTAAAAGCAACGAGGTCTTCACCACTTTCAGACAAGAGATGGAGAAGGTGACTGACTGGCCTTGTCCTGTCCTGTCGGCTTagtgtttgtgtctcattgttttTCCCTGGCAGCTGTTTTAACTGTCTGGATTTACCTGCAGATGACCAAGAAGATCAAGAAGCTGGAGAAGGAGACGACACAGTGGAGGACCAAATGGGAGAGTAACAACCAGGCTCTGCTGCAGATGGCCGAGGAGGTGACTCAAAATCTTCTCTTTGCTTTCAGTTGATTCGGTAGTATTAGAAAAACTGAACTTTAATGCTGATGAAacgttgtgttgtgttgtgttgtagaAAACTCTTCGTGACGGCCACTTCAAGGCTCTGCAGGGGAagctggagctgctggagaGGCTGTGCAGAGCCCTGCAGAAGGAGAGGAACGACCTCAACAACCAGCTCAGCCTCCTCCAGGAGCAGGGAGACAAAGGGACCACAGCGCCTCCTGAAGCCCAGCCAAGGGAGCCCTCCAATGGGGAGGAAGACGAGGacgaggtggaggaggaggaagacgaggaggGCTTGGCGCAGGGTGACGAGCTGGAGACGGAGGGCGTCCACCAAGCTCCCAGACCACCTGAACTGGACCCCACGACGGCTGCTACTGACAAAACCACTACtgcgacgacgacgacgacgacgaccaGCCAGCCTGCAGAAGCACCGCCCTCACAGCAGGACTGAACGAGCCTACACCGCCCGAGTGTGTAGGTGAGACGGGTGTGATCGGAGGGCTCCACACACCTCCAGCCTAGTTCCATAACTAGCCAGAGAAACTATCTGCAATGGGGATAgagatttcttttctttttttaatcctaGACTTGCCTCTCCAGGTTTCTAAACAGAAACTGAACCcatatcatttttttttgtgcGATAGTTAAAGAAGAATAAAATGATTGTATCGAGGATTCTATTCTAAAACTTTGCCCACGTTTTACATTGGTTGTAATAATTGGCTTTGTGGCGAGCACTTGGTACTCCCTGTTTTCTACCATAACTGTATTTTCATAGGAAAGTCTCGTGCAAATTGAAgcaagtcaaagtcaaattgGCCTTTTATTTCTCTCTTCACATGGTCTCTCCCTGTAGTGTCACATGTCTCACTGGAAATTCTAGTTTGATTAAATTGAAAAGTGGGTTTATCACGTGCATATTGTCGCAGGTCACTTTGTATTAACGTAGCCTTACTGTCGGCATGTGATCTGGAAAACTGGAGGAGGAAATGGGACAGTGTAGAGTCAGAGTCGGGCTTATTTGACATCCATCTTGGCCACAGGGTattgaatatattttttgatcatgttttaattttcttgATTAGAGCAGAAAGTGTCGCAGCAAAATGAACCTTGTGCAATAGATGGTGCTGGTTTAAAGCTCTGAAACAGCGACAACTTGTGAGACAGTTGGTGAGCAACTTCGGCTGTCGAGCTCAACTACAACATGCTAACTAGCTGGCAACATGCTCGCTAATTGCCAATTAGTATGCTAGCAAGTAGGGCTGTCACTTTATctgaaaaaatacaataatagaTTTATAATAATCAGTTTGAATTCAAAATTTTGAAGCGTGTTATCCCAGCAGGCCACGTTTAGCACTCTGACCCAGACATGACCTGTTGGTAAAGTGTGGAGGCAAATTTGAGAATTTGCATTCAACACCAGAGACAGAACACTTGTGGTCAAAAGCTAAACATCACCATAGCTACAATGAAACACAGCCCTTGATTCAAGGAGGCGCCGCACATGaaaaacatacagtaataaCTTGATCATGACTTTTGGAAATTGTGACAGCGCCATTAGCTCGTTTGGTTGCCAACTCATGGACGTATAAACAGAAGTAGATACAGTATTAGCAGAAGGGCCCGGGTAACTGCTATGAAAGTTTCCCaatggcacatgaagccaaacatTTCTGCTTAACCTGGATGATCGGCACTGTTTCCACACCGTTTGGCCCGTAGAGCAGCCTGCTTTCAGTTTAGTGCTTTGTTGCCACTACGAACATTGGCTTCAAATCTCAGTGCACCTCAGTGTACCTCCTGGGGGGGTCTGTGCTAACCGGAGAAAAGGCTAACGGTAAAATTACTTGAATGATCGGCACCGTTTGAGCTGCCTACTTCTGGTCCAGCACTTTGTTAACTTGAATgtggataaaattatttaatcatgcGGCTcatctagactttccaaatgttattggaccgaAAGGACGctccaaaaaaaatgtatccaccgatgtacagatgtctcttttgccacgtaagtctatgggaaaagtaTTTTTGTGCCCCTTCCTGGGAGCCTGTGCTAACCAGACAAAAAGTTAGCAGTTTACTTGAGATATATTTATAGCATTAACTCACGCAAACCACATCTCCTCTAGAGCGTTTTATTGTCTGGAAAACGCTTCCTCTGTTTGGACTGTGGTTCTCTAAGTCGAACTCTAAAACAATTGGCTTTTATAAATGCTCACCTGACCGGGCTTGGTGTCAAATCAAGCCTCAGAAATAGCCACCTCTGCACATCAGTTTTAGGTAAATTATAGCTTCAACAGTTGACCACAAGATAATGAGTCCACCTTTGCAAAATTCAGATTTTACAGGTGGTGTTAAGGCCACTGGTGATGAGAAAGCTGAAATATTTTGAGAGTAAAATTGTAATTTTgaagagaaaaaagtcatatttcAAGAAGTGTAACTTTGCAACTTTGTAACTTATATTTTGATCAACGAATGTGGAAGACTGATTAAATCAGAGGACATGTTCTTGCAATATTACAACTTTAAATTGTCTCCCTGCACTCGAGGGATTTACAGGAAACGATTCAGCATGTTCTGGATTCAATGCAGAACAAAACCCAGTGCGACGTCCATTAGATCTAATCTGCAAGTCAACATTTAATCTTGAGTTTAACAGGTCTGTACTAGCTAATGTTGTTGAGCGTCCTCTGTAACAAAATGCCTTTTAACACGAgttgctcctcctcagctgtaactCATACTTGAAGGGTGTATGCTGCCCCAGTGGTCGATTTGTGCGTCACTTTGAACAGGACTCTCTGGTAGGTGTTGTTACAGCTCACCTGTTACTGCAGGTGTCACCAATTTGACCAGGACTGAAATCGTAAGCATTAGAAGTTGGGTTTGATCATTTAATCTCccatttaaccttttttttgtttgtgtctctgtgaggaaACATAACGAGGGATAATACGGGAACTAGAAAAACATGAAAGCTCAGCGATTGTCTGCGTGCAAAATGTGTTActtgattttaaaatgcatttcagTTATCCACTTTTTAATGAACCGTATCATTTGATTTCCGTACAGTCAGCTCAACAGGGTGTACAGACAAGAGCCGAGTCAGGAGTTCTGACACACAGTTCGTCCACTGGCAAATTATTTTCTGTAAATTATGTTAGAGAACATCAGAATAATGAGCCTCGACGTCTTTGACACTTTATACTGGAAGAAGattgaatgtgatttttcttttctaatgcatttaaataaaaagatttgATTTCCATCAGCGATGCATAtcaacagcagctgcagctgttacTGTACACGAGGAAACTCGTCAGTGTGTGTAGACACCTCAAACAGTGAATGTAGGGAATCAGTTGTCGGCAGTGTCAAGCTGAGCTGTGGATCTTGAAACTGGCAGCGTTAATAGAAGCCCCTCAAATAGAAATTAAGGTACACATTTGCACCCCCCTGTGTATTTTACCTTTTGTCactacagttttgttttttaatttggggCACTTCTGTCACCCCCAAATGACTTTTGTGTAACGATTAACCACCCCATTACATTGAATTCATGAACAAAACGTTTCTCTCGTGAgggaagaatccaaaaacagaaaattatcTCGTTATAAACTGCAAAACTATTTTGAAACATTTGTTAACAAACTCTCAAGTCCCATTTATCCAGTCGCATGCTCAGTATCTCCCAAGCAGACTGCggtttccaacagggaactgaaacATATTtatgttctcttcaaagccagactccattgacaaatatataattttaccttgctgaacacaggagctgctggtgtagT
Encoded proteins:
- the txlng gene encoding gamma-taxilin, which codes for METTEVCEIDVATRRIVGGSDSPPELDSPCQEEVAEFGLGLCCADEERGETPGREDSPSDLVEAELDPGGDLKAGEDKAFGKEVVLLMQALNSLATPEEKLAALCKKYADLLEESRCMQKRLKALQKKQSQIVKEKIHLQGEHSKAILARSKLESLCRELQRHNKTLKEENAQRSREYEEQRKEAMLHFQMTLSDIEVQMEQHSSHNTKLRQENMELAEKLKKLIEQYELREEHIDKVFKHKELQQQLMDAKLQRITEMMKEVEEKQQRERDFLLKDATESRHKCELMKEQETQLKQQLSLYMDKFEEFQSTLAKSNEVFTTFRQEMEKMTKKIKKLEKETTQWRTKWESNNQALLQMAEEKTLRDGHFKALQGKLELLERLCRALQKERNDLNNQLSLLQEQGDKGTTAPPEAQPREPSNGEEDEDEVEEEEDEEGLAQGDELETEGVHQAPRPPELDPTTAATDKTTTATTTTTTTSQPAEAPPSQQD